Proteins encoded within one genomic window of Thiothrix litoralis:
- a CDS encoding PIN domain-containing protein has protein sequence MKILDTDVCIELLRGNQRVLEARSQTLDLVATTWITACELAYGAANSSKPQHNHILVTEFLATLPILDFNLAAAELFGRNKALLKQTGNTVADADLMISSITLAQGGILVTGNIRHYDRIPHLRIEDWIRG, from the coding sequence ATGAAAATATTGGACACGGATGTTTGTATCGAACTATTACGTGGCAATCAACGGGTGCTAGAAGCACGTAGCCAAACGCTTGATCTGGTGGCTACGACTTGGATTACGGCGTGTGAATTGGCTTATGGTGCTGCCAATTCCAGTAAACCACAGCACAACCACATCCTCGTTACCGAGTTTTTGGCGACTTTGCCGATACTGGACTTTAATCTGGCGGCGGCTGAACTGTTTGGGCGCAATAAAGCCTTGTTGAAACAAACAGGCAATACCGTGGCGGATGCCGACCTGATGATTTCCTCGATTACGCTGGCACAAGGCGGAATACTGGTCACAGGCAATATCCGCCATTACGACCGGATTCCCCACCTACGAATTGAAGACTGGATTCGGGGATAA
- a CDS encoding HAD family hydrolase: MQVTIPGQAELDIRHVVFDYNGTLAEDGALIPGVAQQINHFAPQFTFHVITADTYGTVAQALEGVACTVHVIPNGQQDVSKRQYVEQLGKEHVLAVGNGNNDKLMLQAAALGIALIQAEGAAVQAVMAADVVCTSVLDVFGYLATPNRLVATLRN, from the coding sequence ATGCAAGTGACTATTCCCGGCCAAGCTGAGCTGGACATCCGCCACGTGGTGTTTGATTACAACGGCACACTGGCGGAGGATGGCGCACTGATCCCCGGCGTGGCGCAACAGATCAACCACTTTGCGCCGCAATTCACCTTCCACGTGATCACCGCCGATACCTATGGCACGGTGGCGCAGGCGCTGGAAGGTGTTGCTTGCACGGTTCACGTCATCCCCAACGGGCAACAGGACGTCAGCAAACGCCAGTATGTCGAGCAACTCGGCAAGGAACACGTGCTGGCGGTGGGCAATGGCAATAACGACAAACTGATGCTGCAAGCGGCAGCGCTGGGAATTGCGCTGATTCAAGCGGAAGGCGCCGCCGTGCAGGCCGTGATGGCGGCGGATGTGGTGTGTACGTCGGTGCTGGATGTGTTTGGGTATCTGGCAACGCCGAACCGGTTGGTGGCGACTTTACGGAATTAA
- a CDS encoding Fic family protein codes for MSQYQPPFTITNDVLTLVADISERLGQLKQWYEQERDLRLRRINRIRTIAGSLAIEGNTLTEAQITALLDGKLVIAPPRDIQEAKNALEAYEQMPHWNAKQEADLLAAHKTLMLGLIDSAGMYRNGGVGVFAGKQVLHMAPPANQVPRLMADLFQWLQTTQTHPLVASSVFHFEFEFIHPFADGNGRMGRLWQTLILSKWHPLFANLPVESLVHQHQAAYYQALQDSTQQTDCAPFIAFILTMIRDALSSMEDKTLGKTRVKTQVKLAEQILLLLQQQPTITLAEVAETLGKSVSAIERAVAKLRKAGGLQRVGGSKGGYWEIEVGDSTQYTKNK; via the coding sequence ATGAGCCAGTACCAGCCGCCGTTTACCATCACCAATGACGTGCTAACTCTCGTTGCCGACATCAGCGAACGCTTGGGGCAACTCAAGCAATGGTACGAACAGGAACGCGACCTCCGCCTACGCCGTATTAACCGCATCCGCACCATCGCAGGCTCCCTCGCGATTGAAGGCAACACCCTCACCGAAGCACAGATTACCGCCCTGCTCGATGGCAAACTGGTCATTGCCCCACCCCGCGACATCCAAGAAGCAAAAAACGCGCTGGAAGCCTACGAGCAAATGCCGCACTGGAACGCCAAACAAGAAGCCGACCTGTTAGCCGCCCACAAAACCCTGATGCTAGGGCTGATCGACAGCGCAGGCATGTACCGCAACGGTGGCGTCGGCGTATTCGCAGGCAAGCAGGTCTTACACATGGCTCCTCCCGCCAACCAAGTACCACGCTTAATGGCAGACTTATTCCAATGGTTGCAAACCACCCAAACGCATCCCTTGGTAGCCAGTTCGGTGTTCCACTTCGAGTTTGAATTCATCCACCCCTTCGCGGATGGCAACGGGCGCATGGGGCGTTTATGGCAAACCCTAATCTTATCGAAATGGCATCCGCTGTTCGCCAACTTACCCGTCGAAAGTCTGGTGCATCAACATCAAGCCGCCTATTACCAAGCCCTGCAAGACAGCACCCAACAAACCGATTGCGCCCCTTTCATTGCCTTCATCCTGACCATGATTCGGGATGCATTAAGCAGCATGGAAGACAAAACGCTGGGTAAAACGCGGGTTAAAACGCAGGTCAAACTCGCCGAGCAAATCCTCTTGTTGCTCCAACAACAACCGACCATTACCTTGGCAGAGGTCGCAGAAACCTTGGGCAAATCAGTCAGCGCCATCGAACGTGCCGTGGCGAAACTACGTAAAGCGGGGGGTTTACAGCGGGTGGGAGGAAGTAAGGGGGGGTATTGGGAAATAGAAGTGGGCGATAGCACTCAATATACAAAAAACAAATAG
- a CDS encoding restriction endonuclease subunit S: protein MSWEKIILGNFIKNNEIDIQTGPFGTQLKAADYTEHGIPVINVRNIGYGNLRAQKLEYVPDDVASRLSQHTLEENDIVFGRKGSVDRHLLVKQDQVGWIQGSDCIRLRVETDRINAKFLSYALNLDNHKQWILIQCSNKATMASLNHEVIARISLKIPDVSTQKNIARIFSNYDDLIENNRRRIQLLEESARLLYKEWFVHLRFPGHEHVKVVDGVPEGWYRVLLTDVCIDIKDSVNPEAIDSSMPYIGFEHMPRRSITLDTWETASKVTSNKFLFKENDIIFGKIRPYFHKIGFTLCSGVTSSDAVVIRPLSQDLYFYCLMHLSSDYFIALASKTVKEGSKMPRADWKYLLTTDLLLPTDTLLRDFNEQIEPITKQLKALSLQNQALVKARDLLLPKLMSGEIVV, encoded by the coding sequence ATGAGTTGGGAGAAAATCATACTTGGGAACTTTATTAAAAATAATGAAATTGACATTCAGACAGGTCCATTTGGTACACAATTAAAAGCTGCTGACTATACCGAGCATGGCATTCCTGTAATTAATGTTAGAAATATTGGATACGGTAACTTAAGGGCGCAAAAGTTAGAATATGTTCCTGACGATGTTGCATCACGTTTAAGTCAACATACCCTTGAAGAAAATGATATTGTATTTGGAAGAAAAGGATCTGTAGATCGTCACTTATTAGTTAAACAAGATCAAGTAGGTTGGATTCAAGGCTCTGATTGCATAAGACTAAGAGTGGAGACAGATCGCATTAATGCAAAATTCCTCTCTTATGCTTTAAACTTGGATAATCACAAACAGTGGATTCTTATTCAATGTTCAAACAAAGCGACAATGGCTTCGTTAAATCATGAGGTTATTGCTCGAATTTCTTTAAAAATTCCCGATGTATCTACTCAGAAAAACATAGCTCGTATTTTTTCTAACTACGACGACCTCATCGAAAACAACCGCCGCCGCATCCAGCTTTTGGAAGAATCCGCCCGCTTGCTTTACAAAGAATGGTTTGTGCATCTGCGTTTCCCCGGTCATGAGCATGTCAAAGTGGTGGATGGTGTGCCGGAGGGGTGGTATAGAGTTTTACTTACAGATGTTTGCATTGATATTAAAGATTCAGTAAATCCTGAAGCTATTGATAGCAGTATGCCTTATATAGGTTTTGAACACATGCCTCGTCGTTCAATCACGCTCGACACTTGGGAAACAGCCAGCAAAGTAACCAGCAATAAATTTCTATTCAAAGAAAATGATATTATCTTCGGAAAAATAAGACCCTATTTTCACAAAATTGGCTTTACCTTATGCAGTGGGGTTACATCATCAGATGCGGTTGTTATTCGTCCCTTGAGTCAAGACTTATATTTTTATTGCCTGATGCACTTATCAAGTGATTACTTTATTGCGTTAGCATCAAAAACGGTAAAAGAAGGCTCGAAAATGCCAAGGGCAGATTGGAAATATTTGCTCACCACTGATTTATTATTGCCCACAGATACTTTACTCAGAGATTTCAATGAGCAAATCGAACCAATTACCAAACAACTAAAAGCGTTATCATTACAGAATCAGGCTCTAGTCAAGGCGCGGGATTTGTTGTTGCCGAAGTTGATGAGTGGGGAGATTGTGGTATGA
- a CDS encoding DUF6489 family protein: MNITVNVEMTPEDLRRIMGLPDVQEFNREVMAQMLKKMQEGVEGYDPMAFFKPGVMGNADMFKQWADMFGKFSSGTKS; this comes from the coding sequence ATGAATATCACCGTTAATGTCGAGATGACACCAGAAGACCTACGCCGCATCATGGGGCTACCGGATGTTCAGGAGTTCAACCGCGAAGTCATGGCTCAAATGCTGAAAAAAATGCAGGAAGGCGTCGAAGGTTATGACCCGATGGCGTTTTTCAAGCCGGGCGTCATGGGTAATGCTGATATGTTCAAACAGTGGGCAGATATGTTTGGCAAGTTTAGCAGCGGCACGAAAAGCTAA
- a CDS encoding tetratricopeptide repeat protein, with protein sequence MTETVNADPPIPTSRWQALGKRLRGWVSKSLDLMHFLTERIMGFLRLFATLGLLLIVLFVVYQAVESSRLVLVKPFTVPQSMSNSHADAGRIIANALKQELLLAENDIYNTVKRTSRNRKVNIGAVTGNSEDYLLGSDIKLPETGISINDVVEFIASIFGRRNITGSVYQDQGKLFLQVELDGRIFPFERDLAGHDTNALNMDLISDMLREARIQLLSVASESHNLYYYCSGEADAVEHSDGQLSEWFDYCSRLQSSQMTPNELDGLLNDLHSARVRQMANGNDTLRHILGQTTGNALDKTRLLCPDYPVTKVCKANATPEAGQIALRLPEPLRAPAAMTSLFPALPDASAFKTDSLTMRSMIRVAPVSSAPLVELPSVRTLLAECANSPPAKPQDMLASNSTEGDATLLFNNNRPLQALEKYALAIQQNCGNVFAWANLGVLLVSADPPLRSAEEAQLALENAVSINERIDWVQNNLCIARALAAPLDTMESLINNDACNAARALSPANKVILDKQFYLAVAERYLSEGQYDRAATTYQAALSADRKRDCNTSKAIEKLALLETYGVKGAKASACAILQDALPLPGGKVSTCEAKLAAFPCP encoded by the coding sequence ATGACTGAAACAGTAAACGCCGATCCCCCCATCCCGACATCCCGCTGGCAAGCACTGGGCAAACGCTTGCGTGGCTGGGTCAGCAAATCCCTCGACCTCATGCACTTTCTCACCGAGCGCATTATGGGGTTCCTGCGGCTGTTTGCCACCTTGGGATTGTTGCTGATTGTGCTATTCGTTGTCTATCAGGCAGTGGAAAGTTCGCGTTTGGTACTGGTCAAGCCCTTCACAGTGCCGCAAAGCATGAGCAATAGCCATGCGGATGCCGGGCGTATCATTGCCAATGCCCTGAAACAGGAGTTATTGCTGGCAGAAAACGATATTTACAACACCGTCAAACGCACCAGCCGCAATCGTAAGGTGAATATCGGCGCGGTGACGGGCAATAGCGAAGACTATTTGCTGGGTTCTGACATCAAGCTGCCTGAAACCGGCATCTCCATTAACGACGTGGTGGAATTCATCGCCAGCATTTTCGGGCGGCGCAATATTACCGGCTCGGTCTATCAGGATCAGGGCAAGCTGTTCCTGCAAGTGGAGCTGGATGGGCGTATTTTTCCCTTCGAGCGCGATCTGGCGGGGCATGACACCAACGCCCTGAACATGGATTTGATCAGCGACATGCTGCGTGAAGCCCGTATCCAGTTGTTGAGTGTCGCTTCGGAAAGCCACAATCTGTATTACTATTGCAGCGGGGAAGCGGATGCGGTGGAACACAGCGATGGTCAATTAAGCGAGTGGTTTGATTACTGTTCGCGCCTGCAAAGCAGCCAGATGACTCCGAATGAACTCGATGGCTTATTGAATGACCTGCATTCTGCGCGGGTGCGGCAAATGGCGAATGGCAACGACACCTTGCGGCACATTCTGGGGCAGACGACCGGCAATGCGCTGGATAAGACCCGTCTGCTGTGCCCGGACTACCCCGTTACCAAGGTTTGTAAAGCCAATGCCACACCGGAAGCCGGGCAAATCGCCCTGCGCCTTCCCGAACCCCTGCGAGCGCCAGCGGCAATGACATCGCTGTTTCCGGCTTTACCGGATGCGAGCGCTTTCAAGACGGACTCGTTGACCATGCGCAGCATGATCCGGGTAGCCCCGGTATCGAGTGCACCGCTGGTGGAATTGCCATCGGTCAGGACGTTGCTGGCGGAATGCGCCAACAGTCCGCCCGCCAAGCCACAGGATATGCTGGCATCCAACAGCACCGAAGGCGATGCAACCCTGCTGTTCAACAACAACCGTCCCTTACAAGCGTTGGAAAAATATGCGTTGGCTATCCAACAGAATTGCGGCAATGTATTTGCTTGGGCGAATCTGGGGGTGTTGCTGGTATCTGCTGATCCGCCGTTACGTAGCGCTGAAGAGGCGCAGCTTGCGCTGGAAAATGCGGTCAGCATCAATGAACGCATTGACTGGGTACAAAACAATCTGTGCATTGCCCGTGCCTTAGCAGCACCGCTGGATACGATGGAAAGCCTCATCAACAATGATGCCTGTAACGCCGCCCGCGCCTTGAGCCCAGCAAACAAGGTCATTCTCGACAAGCAGTTTTATTTGGCCGTAGCGGAGCGCTATTTAAGCGAAGGGCAATATGACCGCGCTGCGACTACCTATCAGGCAGCGCTCAGCGCGGACAGAAAGCGGGATTGCAATACCAGCAAGGCCATCGAAAAACTGGCCTTGCTGGAAACTTACGGCGTAAAGGGTGCGAAAGCGTCAGCGTGTGCAATTTTGCAAGACGCTTTGCCACTACCCGGCGGAAAAGTCAGCACATGCGAGGCTAAGCTCGCCGCATTTCCGTGCCCGTGA
- a CDS encoding class I SAM-dependent DNA methyltransferase: MAQLEHIEAIEKRLWKAADTLRGNSELASNEYFLPVMGLIFLRHAYSRYLSMQDGIIATLPSRGGVKRALTKEDFSQKSAIFLKPAAQFDELVKLTDADDRAEAIILAMESIEADYLTLKDQLPKQEYRSIPNDVLGILLRTLNPNELKQADGDIFGRIYEYFLTQFADQGAHDGGEFFTPVSLVQLIVNVLEPDHGKIFDPACGSGGMFVQSAHFMERHRQNPKQLTFYGHEKNRVTTRLAKMNLTVHGLEGNILGGEDAITYYKDEHEGLFGAVDFVMANPPFNVDEVDAEKIKNDRRLPFGLPGTNKNKKVSNANYLWIQYFYSYLNNKGRAGFVMSSQASSAGRDEAKVRESLVKTGHVDVMIDIRGNFFYTRSVPCQLWFFNKAKPAHLRDKVLMLDARHVYRKVTRKIYDFSPEQQQNLTAVVWLYRGLECRFVQLVADYLNDVLLLLHDALLPTPQRRGVCWFLVKLQRQLRTLKEAATATGTAVQTQLDELQTLCQLLHADANSLKDDVLPFASLVITSNLAAVKQRENDFSPLAERCRDGVKSVDHLAKQCDTLTRDTIDHLKHKVSLLNQEADTLAEQVKAEKDIAKQVALQLQEKQVREQIKPLNTARTLLQRGTKELDVWRKQAVEQLKQVRYFHKQAHWLLSRFPEGKYRDVEGLVKLVDVAALAAADWSLTPGRYVGVAAEEVDEDFDFEETLRDIHIELDGLNQEAVTLAAQIAQNFKGLI, translated from the coding sequence TTGGCACAACTTGAACACATCGAAGCCATTGAAAAACGCTTATGGAAAGCTGCCGACACCTTGCGTGGTAATTCGGAACTGGCGAGTAACGAATATTTCCTGCCGGTAATGGGGCTGATTTTTTTGCGCCACGCTTACAGCCGTTATTTGAGTATGCAGGATGGCATTATTGCTACTTTGCCCAGTCGAGGCGGGGTCAAGCGGGCATTGACCAAGGAAGATTTCTCGCAGAAAAGCGCCATTTTCCTCAAGCCCGCCGCGCAGTTTGATGAACTGGTGAAGCTGACGGATGCAGATGACCGTGCCGAAGCCATTATTCTGGCGATGGAATCCATCGAAGCGGATTACCTCACCCTCAAAGACCAATTACCCAAGCAGGAATACCGCAGCATCCCCAATGACGTGTTGGGAATCTTGCTGCGCACCCTCAACCCTAACGAATTGAAGCAAGCGGATGGGGATATTTTCGGGCGCATTTACGAATACTTCCTCACGCAATTTGCTGATCAGGGCGCACATGATGGCGGTGAATTTTTCACGCCCGTGTCGTTGGTGCAATTGATTGTGAATGTGCTCGAACCCGATCACGGCAAAATTTTTGACCCGGCGTGCGGCTCGGGTGGCATGTTTGTGCAGAGTGCGCATTTCATGGAGCGGCATCGCCAGAATCCTAAACAATTGACCTTTTACGGGCATGAAAAGAACCGTGTCACCACGCGTCTGGCCAAAATGAACCTGACTGTGCATGGGTTGGAAGGCAATATCTTGGGTGGTGAAGATGCTATCACCTACTACAAGGATGAGCACGAGGGGCTGTTCGGTGCGGTGGATTTCGTGATGGCCAATCCGCCGTTCAACGTGGATGAGGTGGATGCGGAAAAGATCAAGAACGACCGGCGTTTGCCGTTTGGGTTGCCGGGGACGAACAAGAACAAAAAGGTTTCCAACGCTAATTATTTGTGGATTCAGTATTTCTACAGCTACTTGAATAACAAGGGGCGTGCCGGGTTTGTGATGTCGTCACAGGCTTCCAGTGCGGGGCGCGATGAGGCGAAAGTGCGCGAGAGTCTGGTGAAAACCGGGCATGTGGATGTGATGATCGACATTCGCGGCAACTTTTTCTACACCCGCAGCGTGCCTTGCCAATTGTGGTTTTTCAACAAGGCGAAACCAGCGCACTTGCGCGATAAGGTGTTGATGCTGGATGCGCGGCATGTTTACCGCAAAGTCACCCGCAAGATTTACGACTTCAGCCCCGAACAGCAGCAGAACCTGACGGCGGTGGTGTGGTTGTATCGGGGGTTGGAATGCCGCTTTGTGCAATTGGTAGCAGATTACCTGAATGATGTGCTGTTGTTGCTGCACGATGCCTTGCTCCCGACACCGCAACGCCGGGGCGTGTGCTGGTTTTTGGTGAAATTGCAACGCCAGTTACGCACCTTGAAAGAGGCGGCTACCGCAACGGGTACTGCCGTGCAAACACAACTGGATGAGTTACAAACCTTATGCCAGTTACTCCATGCGGATGCCAACAGCCTGAAAGATGACGTGTTGCCGTTTGCATCGTTGGTAATAACCAGCAATTTAGCCGCCGTCAAACAACGGGAAAACGATTTTTCACCCTTGGCTGAGCGTTGCCGTGATGGGGTGAAAAGCGTTGATCACCTTGCCAAGCAATGCGATACCTTGACCCGCGACACGATTGATCATCTCAAGCACAAGGTCAGTTTGCTCAACCAAGAAGCCGATACGTTGGCGGAACAGGTCAAAGCAGAAAAGGATATTGCCAAGCAGGTGGCGTTGCAGTTACAGGAAAAGCAGGTACGTGAACAGATCAAGCCGCTGAATACCGCCCGTACTTTATTACAGCGTGGCACGAAGGAGCTGGATGTTTGGCGTAAGCAGGCAGTGGAGCAGCTTAAGCAGGTGCGCTATTTCCATAAACAGGCGCACTGGTTGCTGTCGCGATTCCCGGAAGGGAAGTATCGGGATGTGGAGGGGTTGGTTAAGCTGGTGGACGTTGCCGCGCTTGCCGCAGCGGATTGGAGTTTGACACCGGGGCGCTATGTAGGCGTTGCAGCGGAAGAAGTCGACGAAGATTTCGACTTTGAAGAAACCTTGCGCGACATCCACATCGAACTCGACGGGCTAAACCAAGAAGCTGTTACCCTCGCCGCGCAAATCGCCCAAAACTTCAAAGGCTTAATTTGA
- a CDS encoding type I restriction endonuclease subunit R produces MAHTEDSLVQTTTADYLHKDLLWDESVYAMHEVLGKEGTLGRESETEMVLTRYLGEKLMAFNPGLPMEAYQDAIRTLTATSSSAITLATNREKDTLHKNGVEVTYRNAKGERLKKRLRLFDFENPENNHFLVVREFWVKGDIYRRRADVVGFVNGIPLVFMELKNLHRDIKAAYEENLADYKDTIPHLFHHNAFIILGNGVEAKIGSLSSQFEHFNDWKRLSEGDAGVVEMETLLKGTCSKTALLDLFENFILFDDSTGKLIKIIARNHQFLGVNRAIARVSEHQKRAGKLGVFWHTQGSGKSYSIVFFARKVHRRLGGNYTFLVLTDRDDLDTQLYKTFAGCGVVDHDKDPCRASSGEHLQQLLREQKAYVFSLVQKFNQKIEPDAPYTQRDDIIVITDEAHRTQYGLLSLNMRNALPNASFIGFTGTPLFADDEITQEVFGEYVSTYDFQRAVEDKSTVPLYYDARGEKLVFKDESGTQHCVADPKGLNEKIAAKLAELEIDDIDVQQRLERELKRDYHLITSSSRLGQIADDFVQHYSQGWETGKAMLVCIDKITCVRMHRLIQDAWEQHTRKLAKQVSYASDEQDLVWRTRQLAWMQETQIAVVVSEEQGEVAKFAAWNLDITPHRRLIKEGFTQADGKQLDMESAFKRAEHPFRVAIVCAMWLTGFDVPSLATLYLDKPLKAHTLMQAIARANRVAEGKTNGLIVDYCGILKNLRKALATFAGRKVDGDGDETDPARPKEELLKTLAEAIGMARDFLQQRGFALASIDEAQGFAKNKAIRDAKEAVNENDHTRKQFEIMARAVLNTFKACITIPGVNAYREARDAVNIIYKSLQADTQRADISAILRELHHLVDQAIDTSGVRDQPRPDTPETASIYDISQIDFDLLRREFAASKQPRTTVQSLKSAIEQQLQRLLMQNPLRTNFQDHYEQLVKTYNQEKDRATIEQTFEALVKLVNALSEEEKRAQREHMDEETLALFDLLEKPDLKSKERERIKQVAAELLETLKAERLRIANWRDKEATRDAVRQQIYDFLYDENTGLPVNDYSVDEIPVLRERVFQHVYRTYPTLPSPYFQA; encoded by the coding sequence ATGGCACACACTGAAGATTCGCTGGTACAAACCACCACCGCAGATTATCTGCACAAGGATTTGCTGTGGGATGAATCCGTCTACGCCATGCACGAAGTGCTGGGCAAGGAAGGCACGCTGGGGCGCGAATCCGAAACCGAGATGGTACTGACCCGTTATCTGGGTGAAAAGCTGATGGCCTTCAACCCCGGCCTACCGATGGAAGCCTATCAAGATGCAATCCGCACCCTCACCGCCACCAGCAGCAGCGCCATCACCCTCGCCACTAACCGCGAAAAAGACACCCTGCATAAAAACGGCGTGGAAGTCACCTACCGCAATGCCAAAGGCGAACGCCTCAAAAAACGCCTACGCCTGTTCGACTTTGAAAACCCTGAAAACAATCACTTTCTGGTGGTGCGGGAGTTCTGGGTAAAAGGCGATATTTACCGCCGCCGCGCCGATGTGGTCGGTTTCGTCAATGGCATCCCGCTGGTGTTTATGGAGCTGAAGAACCTGCACCGCGACATCAAAGCCGCTTACGAAGAAAACCTCGCCGACTACAAAGACACGATTCCCCACCTGTTCCACCACAACGCCTTTATCATTCTCGGCAATGGCGTGGAGGCGAAAATCGGTTCATTGTCCAGCCAGTTTGAACATTTCAATGACTGGAAACGCTTGTCCGAAGGTGATGCGGGTGTGGTCGAGATGGAAACCTTGCTCAAAGGCACATGCAGCAAAACCGCGCTGCTGGACTTGTTCGAGAACTTCATTCTGTTTGATGACAGCACTGGCAAGCTGATCAAAATCATTGCCCGTAATCACCAGTTTCTGGGCGTGAACCGCGCCATCGCCAGAGTAAGCGAACACCAGAAACGCGCCGGTAAATTGGGGGTGTTTTGGCATACACAGGGTTCAGGCAAGTCGTATTCCATCGTGTTTTTTGCGCGTAAGGTACACCGTCGTTTGGGGGGCAATTACACCTTTCTGGTGCTGACTGACCGTGACGACCTCGACACCCAGCTTTACAAAACCTTTGCGGGTTGCGGCGTGGTGGATCACGACAAAGACCCCTGCCGTGCCAGCAGTGGCGAGCATTTACAGCAATTGCTGCGCGAACAAAAAGCCTATGTATTTTCACTGGTGCAGAAGTTTAATCAGAAAATAGAACCGGATGCGCCCTACACCCAACGTGACGACATTATCGTCATCACCGATGAAGCACACCGCACCCAATACGGTCTTTTATCGCTCAATATGCGCAATGCCTTGCCGAATGCCAGTTTCATCGGCTTCACCGGGACACCGTTGTTTGCCGATGACGAAATTACCCAGGAAGTGTTTGGTGAATACGTTTCCACCTATGATTTCCAGCGAGCGGTGGAGGATAAATCCACCGTGCCGCTGTATTACGATGCACGCGGCGAAAAACTGGTATTCAAGGATGAGTCCGGCACACAGCATTGCGTCGCTGACCCCAAAGGCTTAAACGAGAAAATAGCGGCAAAGTTGGCGGAACTGGAAATCGACGACATTGATGTGCAGCAACGCCTGGAACGTGAACTGAAACGCGATTACCACCTGATCACCAGCAGTTCGCGCCTTGGGCAAATTGCCGACGATTTTGTGCAGCATTACAGCCAAGGCTGGGAAACCGGCAAAGCCATGCTGGTGTGTATCGACAAAATCACCTGCGTGCGGATGCACAGACTGATTCAAGATGCGTGGGAGCAACACACCCGTAAATTAGCCAAGCAAGTGAGTTATGCCAGCGATGAGCAAGACTTGGTATGGCGCACGCGCCAACTCGCGTGGATGCAGGAAACCCAAATCGCCGTGGTGGTCAGTGAGGAACAGGGTGAAGTCGCCAAATTCGCCGCGTGGAATTTGGACATTACCCCACACCGTCGCCTGATCAAGGAAGGTTTCACCCAAGCCGACGGCAAACAACTGGATATGGAATCGGCCTTCAAACGCGCCGAACATCCCTTCCGCGTGGCGATTGTATGCGCCATGTGGTTGACAGGTTTTGATGTGCCGAGCCTTGCCACCTTGTATCTGGATAAGCCGCTGAAAGCTCATACCTTGATGCAGGCCATTGCCCGCGCCAATCGGGTAGCGGAAGGTAAAACCAACGGTCTGATTGTCGATTACTGCGGCATTCTGAAAAACTTGCGCAAAGCCTTAGCCACGTTTGCTGGGCGCAAAGTAGACGGTGATGGGGATGAAACAGACCCAGCTCGCCCTAAAGAAGAGCTGCTGAAAACGCTGGCGGAGGCCATTGGTATGGCGCGTGATTTCCTGCAACAGCGCGGGTTTGCGCTGGCAAGCATTGATGAAGCGCAAGGCTTTGCCAAAAACAAAGCGATCCGTGATGCCAAAGAAGCGGTCAATGAAAATGACCACACCCGCAAGCAGTTTGAAATCATGGCACGAGCCGTGCTCAATACCTTCAAGGCGTGCATCACTATTCCGGGGGTCAATGCCTATCGGGAAGCACGCGATGCTGTCAATATCATCTACAAAAGCTTGCAAGCCGATACGCAACGAGCAGATATTTCAGCCATCCTACGCGAATTGCACCACCTTGTTGATCAGGCCATTGATACGTCCGGTGTGCGTGATCAGCCCAGACCTGATACCCCGGAAACCGCCAGTATCTATGACATCAGCCAGATTGATTTTGACTTGTTGCGGCGTGAGTTTGCCGCCAGCAAACAGCCCCGTACCACGGTGCAATCCCTGAAAAGTGCTATCGAGCAACAATTGCAGCGGCTGTTGATGCAGAACCCGTTACGCACCAATTTTCAGGATCACTACGAACAACTGGTGAAAACATACAATCAGGAAAAAGATCGTGCCACCATCGAGCAAACCTTTGAAGCCTTGGTGAAGCTGGTCAATGCCCTGAGTGAAGAGGAAAAACGGGCGCAACGCGAACACATGGATGAGGAAACCCTAGCCTTGTTTGATTTGCTGGAAAAACCTGACCTGAAATCCAAAGAGCGCGAACGTATCAAGCAAGTGGCGGCTGAATTGCTGGAAACCCTGAAAGCTGAACGCCTACGCATTGCCAATTGGCGCGATAAGGAGGCGACCCGTGATGCAGTACGTCAGCAGATTTACGATTTTCTGTATGATGAAAATACCGGCTTGCCGGTGAATGATTACAGTGTGGATGAAATTCCCGTCTTGAGGGAGCGGGTATTCCAGCATGTTTACCGGACGTACCCGACCTTGCCCTCACCGTATTTTCAGGCTTAA